From a region of the Campylobacter sp. genome:
- a CDS encoding DUF4878 domain-containing protein, which produces MKKFLLALIAIFVLAGCGSDPKGVAEDFIRALYEGDSKTLVDIIDIPDKDRSDDGSMQMINGKLMQMAGAGKEEASKRGGLKSVSGELQNSDEKSALVKVAVSFKNGTNRTESVKLVKKDGKWKVAL; this is translated from the coding sequence ATGAAAAAATTCCTACTCGCGCTCATTGCGATATTCGTTTTAGCGGGCTGCGGCAGCGACCCGAAAGGCGTAGCCGAGGACTTCATCAGAGCCCTATACGAGGGCGACTCCAAGACTTTGGTTGATATCATCGACATACCCGATAAGGACAGATCGGACGACGGCTCTATGCAGATGATAAACGGCAAACTGATGCAGATGGCAGGCGCCGGCAAGGAAGAGGCCTCTAAGCGCGGCGGGCTAAAGAGCGTCTCGGGCGAGCTGCAAAATAGCGACGAGAAATCGGCGCTAGTGAAAGTCGCCGTGTCTTTTAAAAATGGCACGAACCGCACCGAGAGCGTTAAACTCGTCAAAAAAGACGGCAAATGGAAGGTTGCGCTTTAG
- a CDS encoding YiiX/YebB-like N1pC/P60 family cysteine hydrolase, with protein sequence MEGCALAKKLLVCLIFALSGLGELWTLTRAPTAKEPLWVPDEILSNLRTGDLVFRMGDVTDSRIIATATNFKYSHVGIIVRERPLVIVHAVTGEGERDGVATVSMREFLPHARDFGAARINFLSEEQKARLAASLLKRVGEGFTLRPRGEANLYCTTLLEQEISKITEFSPQYFKLSLAVLGGEYLAPKAFWHYGGVEILYER encoded by the coding sequence ATGGAAGGTTGCGCTTTAGCCAAAAAGCTTCTCGTCTGTCTGATCTTCGCTCTAAGCGGGCTCGGCGAGCTTTGGACGCTAACGCGTGCGCCTACGGCAAAAGAGCCACTGTGGGTGCCGGATGAAATTTTATCAAATCTACGCACGGGCGATCTCGTCTTTCGCATGGGCGACGTCACCGACAGCCGCATAATCGCAACCGCGACGAATTTTAAATACTCGCACGTAGGCATAATCGTGCGCGAACGCCCGCTCGTGATAGTGCACGCCGTAACGGGCGAGGGCGAGCGAGACGGCGTCGCGACCGTTTCGATGCGGGAGTTTTTGCCGCATGCGCGAGACTTTGGCGCGGCGCGGATAAATTTTTTAAGTGAGGAGCAAAAGGCGCGCCTAGCCGCCTCTTTACTTAAGCGCGTCGGCGAGGGTTTTACGCTAAGACCTCGCGGCGAAGCGAACCTCTACTGCACGACGCTACTTGAGCAGGAAATCTCTAAAATCACAGAATTCTCGCCGCAATATTTTAAGTTAAGCTTAGCCGTCCTGGGCGGCGAATACCTCGCGCCGAAGGCATTTTGGCACTACGGCGGCGTCGAAATTTTATATGAGCGGTAG
- the nusA gene encoding transcription termination factor NusA — protein sequence MEKITDIIESIANEKGLEPADVKERVKTAFIQTAKRLFGEEYLYDSEVDPQTKRVKLYQKVHVVADDDERLGDHNFIALSEAKKIGENAEIGDELSYEINIENLGRTASGVLARELNFHIQRLLEEKIFENYKSKVGTLTHGTVTKIDHDGTTYVEIEDTKAFMPQKNRIKGENFKVGDVLQAVIKNVAIDKSHGIRLELSRTSPKFLEALLAAEVPEIKDGSVIIQACARIPGRRAKIALSAVSPNVDPVGATVGKGGARIDAVSRFLSKNLQDGSGGESIDAFEYSASPEILITRAMAPAIVNSVKITQDGKAIVYVNPDQKSKAIGKNGLNIRLASMLCGCEIELIETGSASEKKVSKEEGLKNLEALFGEL from the coding sequence ATGGAAAAAATCACCGACATCATCGAGTCGATTGCAAATGAAAAGGGGCTTGAGCCCGCAGACGTCAAAGAGCGCGTCAAAACGGCGTTCATCCAGACCGCAAAAAGACTTTTCGGCGAGGAGTATCTATACGACAGCGAAGTCGATCCGCAGACCAAGCGCGTCAAGCTTTACCAAAAGGTTCACGTCGTCGCGGATGATGACGAGCGGCTCGGCGATCACAACTTCATCGCGCTTAGCGAGGCCAAAAAAATAGGCGAAAACGCAGAGATCGGCGATGAGCTAAGCTACGAAATAAATATCGAAAACCTTGGTCGCACGGCTTCCGGTGTACTGGCCAGAGAGCTAAATTTCCACATCCAAAGGCTGCTTGAAGAGAAAATTTTTGAAAACTATAAAAGCAAGGTAGGTACCCTTACCCACGGCACGGTCACCAAGATCGATCACGACGGCACGACCTACGTAGAGATCGAGGATACGAAGGCTTTCATGCCGCAAAAAAACCGCATCAAGGGTGAAAATTTCAAAGTGGGCGACGTGCTGCAAGCCGTCATAAAAAACGTAGCCATCGACAAATCCCACGGTATCAGACTGGAGCTTTCGCGCACCAGCCCGAAATTTCTAGAAGCCCTGCTTGCCGCCGAAGTCCCCGAGATCAAAGACGGCAGCGTCATCATCCAAGCCTGCGCTAGGATTCCGGGCAGGCGCGCTAAGATCGCACTTAGCGCCGTCTCGCCAAACGTCGATCCGGTAGGCGCTACCGTCGGCAAAGGAGGCGCTCGCATCGACGCGGTGAGCAGATTTTTAAGCAAAAATTTGCAAGACGGAAGCGGCGGCGAGAGCATCGACGCGTTTGAATACTCCGCAAGCCCCGAAATTTTGATCACTCGCGCGATGGCGCCCGCGATCGTAAACTCGGTCAAAATAACGCAGGACGGCAAGGCGATCGTCTACGTAAACCCTGATCAAAAAAGCAAAGCGATCGGCAAAAACGGTCTAAATATCCGCCTCGCCTCGATGCTGTGCGGCTGCGAGATCGAGCTTATCGAAACCGGCTCGGCGAGCGAGAAAAAGGTCTCCAAGGAAGAAGGTCTTAAAAATCTCGAAGCGCTTTTCGGCGAGCTGTAA
- a CDS encoding HP0268 family nuclease: MQLKLARTELASKPKSVKIEDLQAQVEKSGQKIFYLDRENSQKDLAALVDFFDTKGFSVYQRIVRYGLNENEYMYEVHIL, from the coding sequence ATGCAGCTAAAACTTGCCAGAACGGAGCTTGCCTCTAAGCCAAAAAGCGTTAAGATCGAGGATTTGCAAGCCCAAGTAGAAAAGAGCGGACAAAAAATATTTTATCTGGATAGAGAAAATTCTCAAAAAGATTTAGCCGCTTTGGTGGATTTTTTCGACACTAAGGGTTTTAGCGTGTATCAGCGCATAGTGCGATACGGGCTGAACGAAAACGAGTATATGTACGAGGTGCATATCCTTTGA
- the miaB gene encoding tRNA (N6-isopentenyl adenosine(37)-C2)-methylthiotransferase MiaB: MSKLLFIQTLGCAMNVRDSEHIIAQLKEQDYEITDDVNIADLILINTCSVREKPVHKLFSEIGAFDKARKKGSKIGVCGCTASHLGEEIFKRAPFVDFVLGARNVSKISQAVRTPKFISTDINYDESEFAFGDFASSPYKSFINIMIGCDKKCSYCIVPQTRGDEISIPAQIILREAERSAARGAKEIFLLGQNVNNYGKRFSNAHEKIDFSDLLMRLSEIEGIERIRFTSPHPLHMDDKFLDVFCNNPKICKSMHMPLQSGSSNVLRDMKRGYTKQWYLDRALKLRQSCPGVAISTDIIVGYPSESEDDFAETMEVLEAVRFEQVFSFKFSPRPLTPAANLKPLDDEISSERLSRLQSAHAKILDEIARAQKDKIFDVYFEELREGGTACGRSFSNFLICAQGGEELLGKTRRVRIEKTARMALYGQVIA; the protein is encoded by the coding sequence TTGAGCAAACTCCTCTTCATCCAGACCCTAGGTTGCGCGATGAACGTGCGCGATAGCGAGCATATTATCGCGCAGCTAAAAGAGCAAGACTACGAGATTACCGACGACGTAAATATTGCGGATCTGATCTTAATAAACACATGCTCCGTGCGCGAAAAGCCCGTGCATAAGCTTTTTAGCGAGATCGGAGCATTTGATAAAGCTAGAAAAAAGGGCTCCAAAATCGGCGTTTGCGGCTGCACCGCAAGCCATCTGGGCGAAGAAATTTTTAAGCGCGCGCCATTCGTGGATTTCGTACTGGGTGCTAGAAACGTATCTAAAATTTCGCAAGCCGTCCGTACGCCAAAATTTATCAGCACTGACATAAACTACGATGAGAGCGAGTTTGCCTTCGGCGATTTTGCGAGCTCGCCATATAAATCCTTTATAAACATAATGATCGGCTGCGACAAAAAGTGCTCCTACTGCATCGTGCCGCAGACTAGAGGCGATGAAATTTCAATACCCGCTCAAATCATTTTGCGCGAAGCCGAAAGATCCGCAGCTCGCGGCGCCAAAGAGATATTTTTGCTCGGTCAAAACGTCAATAACTACGGCAAGCGCTTTTCTAATGCCCACGAAAAAATTGACTTCAGCGACCTGCTCATGCGGCTTAGCGAGATAGAGGGCATCGAGCGCATCCGCTTTACCAGCCCGCATCCCCTGCATATGGACGATAAATTTTTGGACGTTTTTTGCAATAATCCTAAAATTTGCAAATCGATGCATATGCCGCTACAAAGCGGCTCTAGCAATGTTTTGCGCGATATGAAGCGCGGATATACCAAGCAGTGGTATCTGGACCGCGCGCTTAAACTGCGCCAAAGCTGCCCGGGCGTGGCGATTAGCACCGACATCATCGTAGGCTATCCGAGCGAGAGCGAGGATGATTTTGCTGAGACGATGGAAGTATTGGAGGCGGTGAGATTCGAGCAGGTTTTTTCCTTTAAATTTAGCCCGAGACCCCTCACGCCAGCGGCAAATTTAAAGCCGCTGGATGATGAAATTTCAAGCGAAAGATTAAGCAGGCTACAAAGCGCTCACGCTAAAATTTTAGACGAGATCGCAAGGGCGCAAAAAGATAAAATTTTCGATGTATATTTCGAGGAGCTGCGCGAGGGCGGCACCGCGTGCGGTAGAAGCTTTTCAAATTTTTTAATCTGCGCGCAAGGCGGCGAAGAGCTGCTAGGCAAAACGCGCAGAGTACGTATCGAAAAAACCGCCAGAATGGCGCTTTATGGACAAGTTATCGCTTAA